tataagaaggcctACTGAGCAAGCCGTGAGGAGTGAGCCACTCAGCAGCACCCcttcactgcctctgcctcagctcctgcctccaggttcctgccctgtttgagctcctgtcctgacgtACGCCTGCGTTTGTTGCTTTGTTATGAAAAAGCAGTGTCCTTCCTTCCTAATCGTTGGGTAGACTGGCACTGCAGGAAGATACGCCCCATTTAGTCCATAGCTTCCGGGAATAATGGCTAATAATAGCTTCAGTTATTGAGGTGTAACTTCATGCCCAGTTCTATACTCAATGCTTTGCATAGATTATCCAGAACCTGTCTGGACTGGGTGCCTCACGACTTACTTGTATGTTTAACCCTGGTGCCTAGGTCCTGGCAACAGCACTGGGGTTAACTCCTGTGTCACATGGGTGGACACAAAAAGGTCTGGCATCCCTGAACCTCCCTTTGGTGAGTTTACTATGCCCCCAACGCACTCTACGCAGTGAAGCTAATAAGGTAAAGAATCCTGGTTCCACCCAGTTTGAGCTCCGTCAGAGTCAGAGTCACTGTTGAGACGGAGCTCAGATGCGCTTCCTTTTATGTCCAGCAGGGGTCAAAGAGCGTGCCCCATTAGCAGCGTCTCAGCTCAGGGCCATTCCCCTAGGGACTGACCCTTGgcaaaaatgtgaagaaaataatgCCAAATGGCATAGTGCAGGATCTGCAAGGCCTACTTCAACTGCAGGATGCATAAAGTAGAGCAGGTGTGGCCCCTGTCTGGAAGTGTCGTTGGCCCAGGGACCTGTGTCCTGCCTCAGGCATGGGCAGATGCAGTGCTGGGCACTCTACTGCCGGCCTCAGGCTGGAGACAAGGTGGGACTGTGTGAATCTCCTCCAATCCCAGAGGTGTTAGTGAGTCAGCATGCCTTTAGCCAATGGTGCCTCCCCACCACTTCTGTCTGCCATACAGGTCTGTCCCTGACCTCAACACCATCCTCCTCTCTGGGAAGCAGTctttttgcatgcatgtgtgaatgtgttgttGCTAAGAATCATTCCATTCTGCATCAGTCTTCTACATAATTcattgagccagggtctctcaatcaaacccagagcttgccaatATAGCTAGTTTTGGCAGGCAGCTTGCTCTGAAATCCGTTGTCTCTGCCTTGTATGGTTAGAATTACAGGTGGACTGCTGTGCACACAGCATTTACCTGGAGGGAGGGCTAAGGGGGTCCTCATGCTTCAGTCCTCATGCTTGGGTGGCAAACACTTTTAACCAGAGTCACCGCCTCAGTCCACTGTTTAAGGTCATCAGTGCCTAGCCTTGTGCGGtgactcagaaggctgaagcaggacgGTCACAGCAAATTTGAGCTTAGCTTGGGCTACAGTGAGAGACtaggttctaggccagcctggactacagtgtaTGAGTCTACtttgaacacatgcacatgcacgcgcacaggcacacacgcacacccatgTCTCATAGGGGACATCAGGAGTGACCTTGTTAGCAAATTCTGTTCCTCATTCTTGGCGGCATTTGATGCTGCTGTCTATTGTGCCCCTGGGGTTCTGGAACTTGTCCTGATTGTCCCCACCTCATGACCTCGCCATTCCTCCTGTCAACGACTCTTCTGCAGACAGTGCATACCCCGAAACTCGGCTGTCGGTGTAGCAAGCGTGCCCTTCTCACTGTGCATCTATCCTTTCGCCTAGGTATACGTCAAGGCTTATCTGAGTTGGAACTTATGTCTGCACGTCTGCACTCCTCCCGATGACCGAGGAGCACCCCGTTCCTCCTGATGACTGAGTAGCACCCCGTCACATAAGTGCTCAATCCACTTATCCACGCATCCCTGCAAGGGGACATTAACTCTcctacataaaaacacaaaactgccgggcatggtggcgaacTTTGGGGATTCTCAGAGAAGAAACATAGGACAGAGAAATAAGAGGAATCgccaggagccgggcgtggtggcacacgcctttaatcccagcactcgggaggcagaggcaggtggatttcgaggccagcctggtctacagagtgagttccaggacagccagggctaaacagagaaaccctgtctcgaaaaaaaaaaaaaaagaaagaaagaaagaaagaaagaaagaaagaaagaaagaaagaaagtctaagATCCCAGAACCCCGAGTACTCAGTTCTGGAAAGACCTTGTGACATATGACATCACACGATGGTGGGAGCATGTGTGTGACAAGCAAGCCAGAGAGAGATTACCAGACTCACTCTTTATAACAAACCCTCTTGATAGAAATAACCAGGGTCCCGAGAGAATTACATCAGCGCTTTTGGAAAGCAGTGTGCTCAATTACTTTCTGCAGGGGCACACCCCTTAAAGGGTCCACGCCCCCTCCTCAGTACACATACTCCAGAGGGACCCACTCTAAACACATCCCAGCCACCTGATCGCAGGTTgaagctgaggagggaggaggcattGAGAACAAAGACTCAGGGCTTACATCCATAGTGAGCCTCACTAGGGGGGTGTGGTGCTTTCTCCTCCATTCCCCTGAGCCAGGACAGGAGGTCAGCACTCGCTCTAATCAgccacaggcaggcagagcaggcacAAACAGATGCCATTCCCAGGGAGGGACGGCATCCCCAGGGGAAGGCTGGGGACGGGTGTTTTGAGATGGTTTCATCTCTGTGACATTCTGCTTTTCTCCAGGGACTCTTTTGAGGGGGGCTCATTCCCTCCCCCTTGCTTCATTCTTAGCATCGGGAACTGAGGGACTCACTCctctcaaggaagaaaaacaggtgCAGCACTACCGggcccagaggctggggaggaaacAGGGCTAACGGTGGGGCTCAGCTCGGGTGAGCCGTTGGTGGCAGGGGACAGCCTCAGCTTCTCACATCCTGTTCTAGAATGCTTACTCTCAGGGGTAACCCAGGTGTTGGATTATCCCTACCCCACTCCCcgcagggttcctctgtgtagccctggctgtcctggagcttactctgtagatcaggctggcctcgaactcacagagctccacctgcctctacttcctgagtgttgggattaaaggtatgcactgccACCAcctgatttgatttgatttttaaattatttttactttatgtgtatgggtgttttgcctgcttgtatggtTCGTGTGCCACATtacatgtctggtgcccacagaggccaggagaggatgaTGGATCTCCTTGAACTAGAGTTATACATAGTTGTGAGtcactgagtgctggaattgaacccaggtcccctggaagagcagccagtgctcttaagggctgagccacctcttcagcatCCCCTCACCACACCCCGCAGCCCCCAGATCCCAGGTGATTCCAACCTGCAGCCAGGAGTGAGAACCACTGGGCTGGAGTATGGAGACTAGATGACTCACAGGAATGATCTGGCATAGGGCACGTTACAGGTGTTTGGAGACCAAGGGgcccagggcctcctgcagcTTAGCATACCAACTTCTCCAATCATGGTGTAGCATGGGATTCTCCCTGGCTCCCTCACTCCCCTGTGAAGAAAGTTAAACTGGGCGAGCTTTTGGACACCCCAAACGGTGCAGGGGCCTCCTGAGCTGGTTAGTTTCCTCAGTTTGCCCTGTGAGCCTGTGTTCacgtattttcttgattattgattGCCATGGGAGGGTCGAGTTCACTGTGGGCAGAGCCACCCCTggacaggtagtcctgggttgtgtaagataAAATAAGTCATAAAGAGCAGGACCATGGGAGGCCTTCCTCCATAGTGTCTTCTTCAGgtcccacctccaggttcctgggccttcagttcctgccctatCCTGGCTGCCCTTCCTGAGGGACCATAAGCTGTGAGAtaaaatcaaccctttcctcaccaaactggtcatggtgtttgttacAGCCACAGACAGCAAACTGGAGTTGGGCCTTTTATGTAACAGATTGTTCATTCTGGAGAgctgtctcagtggttaagagcacaagagcaccgtgtgtgtgtgtgtgtgtgtgtgtgtgtgtgtgtgtgtgtaaatatatttacacagcagttgggaggcagagtcaggtggatctctgtgttggaggccagcatggtctacatcgtgaattccaggacagccaaggaggaaaaagaagaggaggaggaggaggaggaggaggaagaggaggaNNNNNNNNNNNNNNNNNNNNNNNNNNNNNNNNNNNNNNNNNNNNNNNNNNNNNNNNNNNNNNNNNNNNNNNNNNNNNNNNNNNNNNNNNNNNNNNNNNNNNNNNNNNNNNNNNNNNNNNNNNNNNNNNNNNNNNNNNNNNNNNNNNNNNNNNNNNNNNNNNNNNNNNNNNNNNNNNNNNNNNNNNNNNNNNNNNNNNNNNNNNNNNNNNNNNNNNNNNNNNNNNNNNNNNNNNNNNNNNNNNNNNNNNNNNNNNNNNNNNNNNNNNNNNNNNNNNNNNNNNNNNNNNNNNNNNNNNNNNNNNNNNNNNNNNNNNNNNNNNNNNNNNNNNNNNNNNNNNNNNNNNNNNNNNNNNNNNNNNNNNNNNNNNNNNNNNNNNNNNNNNNNNNNNNNNNNNNNNNNNNNNNNNNNNNNNNNNNNNNNNNNNNNNNNNNNNNNNNNNNNNNNNNNNNNNNNNNNNNNNNNNNNNNNNNNNNNNNNNNNNNNNNNNNNNNNNNNNNNNNNNNNNNNNNNNNNNNNNNNNNNNNNNNNNNNNNNNNNNNNNNNNNNNNNNNNNNNNNNNNNNNNNNNNNNNNNNNNNNNNNNNNNNNNNNNNNNNNNNNNNNNNNNNNNNNNNNNNNNNNNNNNNNNNNNNNNNNNNNNNNNNNNNNNNNNNNNNNNNNNNNNNNNNNNNNNNNNNNNNNNNNNNNNNNNNNNNNNNNNNNNNNNNNNNNNNNNNNNNNNNNNNNNNNNNNNNNNNNNNNNNNNNNNNNNNNNNNNNNNNNNNNNNNNNNNNNNNNNNNNNNNNNNNNNNNNNNNNNNNNNNNNNNNNNNNNNCCctctcacctctgtctctgtcagcAGTTGTAACTAAGCCTGcccttaaactcactgtgtagctcaggatgaccttgaactcctgatcctgcctccccctcccgtGGGCTGGGAcccaggcctgtgctaccacatcAGTTATATGCAGTGCTGGGTTAGGTAAGCAGTGGGTCCATGTGCCCATGTCAGTAGTGTGCTTTCTTCCTATTGGCCAGAAGAGACCCTAGCCAtcaccttccctcccctccacttcCGTCTGTTGCCTGGCACAGGCTAGGATTGTCCAGATTACCATCACGTTGCCCTTTCCTGTGTTCAGGGGGTCACTGTGTTTAGCGGTGTTTTCCAGAAGGTACCTGGCCACGAGGGTGGTCAATGACCAGGAATGCAGACTCACCATGGAGCTGTGGGCATCAACAGATGGTTGCCATGGGACACCAGGGGTGCTATGGAGCCAGCAACTAAGGAGGGACACAGATGCCTCTGCAAACCCTGGGTGTTGGCAGTATGGACACCTAACTGAGGTTCTGCATATGTCCGCCCACCAGGCCCAAGGGCTAAGCCTAAGAAGGCCTTTTTGATCAGCCAGGAGAAGTCTCTTGAGGTCTCCAGCAGAGGAAAGATGGAAGTGTCCAGGGAGTATGCAGTTAAGGCAAAAACAGGAGATCCTGCAGCATCAGACAGCAGAGAAGGATTCTGGGGGAAGAGGACCCCCACAGATAgcagattgtgtgtgtggtgttgccTGTACCGGCCCTGGTTCCCTCCACCCAAGGGTCAAGGTTGGAACTGCATCCCTCTAGGAGGCTCATTGGTCCTAGCAGGTGCGCCCTCTGCTGGTGGCTTCAGGGAATGCTCCTTCTGGCTCAGTGCCTTGAGCTGGCAAGGACAGAGTTACAGTACCCTGGTGGAGCATAAGGTAAGAGGAGCTGGCCAGAGAAGAGTTAAGAGAGGCAGGATGAGGTgtgagtgggaaggaaagggaacaaaACAGAATGACGTGAGGGACAGAGAGATTGCAGGTGCGGGAGGTCCCAGCGCTGGCATGGTGGTCAGAGATCTTTGGAGTTGAAGATGTTGAGCATAACATACATAGAGATGGCTGCATGCATTAGCACCGTCCAACTGAACAGTTACCTTGCCGGTGACCCTAAGGCCTTCTCCATGGGCATCCAGCAGCCGGGTCCTAACATCTGGACAAGATGTTGAACTAGAAACCACCATGTGTCTCTTGTGTTCTGGCGCCTCCTGCTGGGTGCTGCCTGTTGGTGTCTCCCCGTGACATTTTGTATAGACCCATAGTTCTGGTATTGAGGTGTTTCCGCTCTGGAGACTGGGACTGTTTCTAGGGACCTTCCTGCTCTCCTGGTACCTGACTGGGGCCCCTCAAGTTATGGGGCAGAGTCTCAGTTTCCTCCGCTGTAAAATGGACAGTTACACTCACCTAGCAGGATACCCTATGGTCTGTAGAAGCTGCCTCCCCAGGTATGTGGTTATAAGGGATAGCAGGTTTCCTGACCAGGAAGGACCCTCAGAGGCATGGGCAAACTGGCCTCTGAGGGACAGAAGGTGGTGGCTGGTCCGCAGCCAGCTGGGGACAGAGCAGGGATTAGGTAGACCCCCAGGCTTAGCCCATGCTCTCCCTATAGCCTGAGACAGCTACTAGTAATTCTTTCTACGTCCCCAGTACCACTGATGACGCCTGCCCTCAGCAGGATGGGGCCAGAGCCTGACTGCCAAGCCCTGCTGGCATCATGCTGCCTGGGGTAACATGGGAGGCAGGGCCAGGGGGATTAGAATCTCTGAGCCATCACATGCTGCCAGGGGGAGTATGTGCTACAGCCTCCTTGCAGTCAGAAGTCTCAGCTTCTCTTAGTTCCGGCACCCGGTGACGGCCCCCAGGACACCTGGACTCCTTCTTACAGTTCTGGTAAGTGGGCCCCATCCCTGgctctatgtatatatgtatatatgtgtgtgcgcatgtatatgtgtgtgcatgtatatgtgtattgtgtgcatgtattagtgtatgtatgtgtttgagcttgtgtatgtatgtgcatgtatgtgtgcatgtacttgtatatgtatgtatgtgaatgtatatgcatgtgtgtgcttatgtatgtgtgtgtgtgtgtgtgtgtgtgtgtgtgtgtgaaggccagaggttagCTTTCGGTGTTATTCTCTGAGAACTGCAGGAACTGTCTACTTCGTCTCTTtggacaaggtctctcactagtCTGAAACTCATCAAGTGGGCTGGGTTGGCTAGGGGAGCCAGCGAGTCCCAGGGATTTGTCCAACCCTGTGTCTCTGATCCTAGGATACAGATGCTGGGCGAGGGGCTCTGCGCCGGATTTTCCATGTCTGAGGCTCATGCTTAGGTCATCTTTATTCCATTCTAGTTACTTGTTTGATGTGCATGTGCAGTGCacatatgtggaagccagaggagcaCTATGGGATTAGTTCTCCCCTTCTCTCATGTGCGTCCctgggatcaaacacaggttttcaggcttggtggaaagcccctttgcctgctgagccatttcacctgAACTCCTCAGCCCTTTTTGAAGGCAGGGGGATGGAAGATGTCCTCTAAGGACCATCGCTTTATAGGGTGTTATGAGAAGGAGGGTATCACACGGGCATGTTCTGTGTCTAAGCTCATAGGACAGGCACGTCGCCCTGAATGTCCTCCATACCCCACCCTCCTGACCTCACACTCTCCAGTCTTAGGCTCTTTAACCGTCTTATCCCCCATCTCCCCAGCATGACCTAGTCTGACGTCAGGCTCACATTAATTAAAGAGCTTTTTCTCCCGGACTAAGGTCTGAGACAACCTAAAAAGCTCTCAGCTCAGGGGAGGATAGACGGCTGGAGATTAACAGAGTGTGTGCTtgagacctgagctcagttcccagcatccacagtggggagctcacaaccacctgtagctccaccTCCAGGAGATGCTTCACCTCTGGGCGCTGGAGGCTTGTGTACGTAGCCACACacaagatacacagacacatacacttccttcaaagaacaaaaactgaaaaaaacaaaaacaaaaaacctggccATAGTGTCTCTCACTCAGAAGACAAGAAGACAGTCACATGACTGGCAGTAGCCACATGACTATGAGGCCCCAGGCATGAGGGGCCTGGGAGCCTGCCCACCCCACAGATGCACAAGAAGAGGCTAGAGTTTCATGGCCCTTGTTCTACTGCCCTCTTGGGGTATGATATTAATATACAGTTATGGTGCCCATAGTCTCCCAAGGGTGGAGGGTGTGTAGTGTCTGGAGGTTTGACCAATTGCTCTAAGGAACCTCTAGCTCAtgagtgaaagagagaaaatcaTGCTAACATTGTCAGTCCCTGCAACTTGCCTTGAGGTTCAGGTACCTGAGGACTGGCTCTGCCCCAAGAGACGCCTGACTTGCACTCTCTGCGATGaaggccagtctctctctctctctctctctctctctctctctctctctctctctctctctctccctctcttctctgacAGCTAAGGGAACACTTCTGAAGCTGGGGAACCCCAGGGAGGGTTCAGTGGCCAGATGCCCATGTTGAACATCCACTCCTTGAAACCTGAGGCCCTGCATCTGCCACTTGGGACCTCAGAGTTCCTAGGCTGCCAGCGGCGCCACACACTCCCTGCCAGTGAGTTCCGCTGTCTCACACCCGAGGATGCCACCAGTGCGTTTGAGATTGAGCGGGAAGGTGAGTGGCACTTGGGTGGGTGCTCTTGTCTTTGGGAGTCAGATTTGagcccccccctcacacacacacacagactggtgaggagaaaggagggagggagggagggagggagggagggaaggagggagggaggtgtgctCTAGAGTAAGAAGCCCAGAGTGGAACGTTCTCCTAGCCCGGGCAGGATCACCTGAGTGACCACTTCTGTGCACAAACAGCAGGCACGTGCAGAGCAAGTACCCTTCACCCTTGCCTTCTGCTACAGCCTTTATCTCTGTCTCGGGTACCTGTCCCCTCTACTTGGATGAGATCCGGCATTTCCTAACCCTGTGTCCAGAGCTGTCACTGGGCTGGTTTGAGGAGGGCTGCCTTGTGGCCTTCATCATCGGCTCGCTTTGGGACAAGGAGAGGCTTACTCAGGTGAGGGCAGGGGGAGCCCCCCAGCAGGACCCCTCCCAAGGCAAGAGCTCCCTGCCCATCTCtttagagcagcggttctcagccttcctaattcCGAGACACTTTAGCACAGTTCCCCATGTTgcagtgaccccccaaccataaaaatcattttcattgctacttcgcaACTATAATCTTGCTACTGCTataaactgtaatgtaaatatctgtgttttttgaCGGTCTTAGGCGACTCTTATGAAACAGTCgtttgacctccaaaggggtcacaacccacaggttgagaattgctgcttTAGAGTCCTGAACTGTAGGACTGTAGATGTGGGTAGCAGTGGGGTCCTGTCTGGTAAGAAGGGAGCCCTGGATCTCCTGGTACTCAGGACGCCCATCCTTTTGGTCTGGTTGGGTTTGAAGGAGCAGGCATTAGCAGAAGTAACCCAGACATCTGTCCCTTGCCCATCCCCAGGAGTCACTGACACTACACAGACCCGGAGGCCGCACAGCCCACCTGCACGTACTGGCAGTGCACCGAACCTTCCGGCAGCAGGGCAAGGGTTCTGTCCTCCTATGGAGGTACCTCCACCACCTGGGCAGTCAGCCGGCCGTGCGCCAGGCTGTGCTCATGTGTGAGGATGCCCTGGTACCCTTCTATGAGAAATTTGGCTTCCAGGCTGTGGGCCCATGTGCCATCACCGTGGGCTCTCTCACCTTCATGGAGCTACAGTGTTCCTTACGGTATCACGCCTTCCTGCGCAGGAACAGCGGCTGCTGACCCAAGCTGCGCGCTTGGCTGTGGCGAGGGTGGGAGCGGCAGCTGGGGGGGGGAGC
This sequence is a window from Mus pahari chromosome 14, PAHARI_EIJ_v1.1, whole genome shotgun sequence. Protein-coding genes within it:
- the Aanat gene encoding serotonin N-acetyltransferase, yielding MPMLNIHSLKPEALHLPLGTSEFLGCQRRHTLPASEFRCLTPEDATSAFEIEREAFISVSGTCPLYLDEIRHFLTLCPELSLGWFEEGCLVAFIIGSLWDKERLTQESLTLHRPGGRTAHLHVLAVHRTFRQQGKGSVLLWRYLHHLGSQPAVRQAVLMCEDALVPFYEKFGFQAVGPCAITVGSLTFMELQCSLRYHAFLRRNSGC